DNA sequence from the Rhizobium lusitanum genome:
CATCCTGCACTAGCGCGGGCTGCCAAACCATTTGCAAAAGCCCCAAACTATTTGCAAAAGCCAAGGAAGCGCCTTAATGCCTGCCTGACAAACGGAAAGGCTGGTGTCCCATGGCTAAGAAGAAGATCGACGAAGACGCGCTGGCGGAAGCCTATAATCGCGCGCTCGCGCTGGAAAAGGCCGGCGACATCGATGCTGCCGTCAGGGCCTACCAGCAAGTGCTGGCGATCGATCCTGACGACCATGGCGGCGCGGCAGTGCGCATCGCCTCGATGGGCCACGGCGAAACGCCGGTGAAGGCGCCGGACGCCTATGTCGAAACCCTGTTCGATCAGCATGCCGAAGTCTTCGAAGATGTACTTGTCGAACAGCTCGGTTATCACGTTCCGGTTCTCGTCCGCCAGCGGCTGCAGGCGCTCAGCCTCGGCCCGTTCAAGCGCATGCTCGATCTCGGCTGCGGTACAGGCCTGACCGGCGGCACGCTGCGCGACATCGTCGAGGATATCACCGGCATCGACATTTCCGAAAACATGGTCGAAGTCGCTCATGAGAAAGACCTCTACGAGACGCTGTTCGTCGCCGAGGTCGAGGACTTCCTCGACGACAATGACGAGGAACCTTTCGACCTGATCACCGCCACCGACGTCCTGCCCTATCTCGGCGCACTGGAGCCGCTGTTCTTCGGCGCCGCTGAAAACATGACGCCAGGCGGCCTCTTCATCTTCTCCTCCGAGACCCTGTCGGAGAGTGCGCTTGCCGGCCGGCCCTATATGGTCGGCCCGCATCAGCGCTTCGCCCACGCCGAAAGCTACGTGCAGGAACGTCTCAAGGCGACCGGCTTCGAGCTGATCGAGATCACCGACATCAATGTCCGCATGCAAGACGGCCAGCCGACACCGGGCCATCTGATCATCGCGCGCCTCGTCGCGGAATGAGCTGATCCACCATGGGGGTTGGAATAGCGATCCAATCGGATAATTATTCCTTCGCTAGGACAAGTGAGCCATTACCTCGCCATTCGGCCGGGTAATAGTCGCAAGACCTCGATGCAGGAAAGGTTGCCGCATGTCGCTCATCCTCTATCAGCATCCCCTCGCCTCCTTTTGTCATAAGGTGCTGATCGCGCTCTATGAGAATGGAACGCCGTTCGAAAGCCGGATCATCGATCTCGGCAACGAGGAATCGCGTGCCTCATTGCTGCGGCTCTGGCCGATCGGCAAATTTCCCGTCCTGCGCGACGAGACGCTCGACAGCACGGTTCCCGAGACCAGTGTCATCATCGAATATCTC
Encoded proteins:
- a CDS encoding methyltransferase domain-containing protein — encoded protein: MAKKKIDEDALAEAYNRALALEKAGDIDAAVRAYQQVLAIDPDDHGGAAVRIASMGHGETPVKAPDAYVETLFDQHAEVFEDVLVEQLGYHVPVLVRQRLQALSLGPFKRMLDLGCGTGLTGGTLRDIVEDITGIDISENMVEVAHEKDLYETLFVAEVEDFLDDNDEEPFDLITATDVLPYLGALEPLFFGAAENMTPGGLFIFSSETLSESALAGRPYMVGPHQRFAHAESYVQERLKATGFELIEITDINVRMQDGQPTPGHLIIARLVAE